Within the Deltaproteobacteria bacterium genome, the region ATACACTGCACCCAAGGCATTAAGAAATTTAAGTAGTTGATTTTTATCCATTTTCATAAAAATAATTTTAACAGATTATCACATATATTGCAATTTAATATTGTGCATTATGCAATATTAAATTGCTTAATATATTTAGCCGATGGTTTGGGCTTTTGGCTCGGTTTTTCGATGCGGCCAATCACACAAAATTCTTGTTTTTGATCTTCTCCATGATGATCTTCTCGGGCATGAGGGGATCGCGGGGATTCACCGAACAGCCAGTTCAGGATGTCGGATACCCCTTTGTTCTTTTTGTCCTTGAAAAAAGGGTCGTTGTCCAGCGCATCGCGCGCCTTTTTGAGCGCTCGGCTCTCCGAGACATCGTTTTCCCTTACAGCGTAATCGGGGAGATCGTACCTTTTGATATCCTCGGGCAATACCCCCAGAAACCTGACCTCCGGCGCCGAAAAATCGGAATTGCGGATAAGGCTTCCGGCAGAACCGGCCTTCAGCGTCCGGAAAATATTCTGCATCGTGTAGGCGTCGAGATCGCCGAAGAAATAACAGGGAATATCCAGCTGATCCTGGATCAGTTTGGTCCATCCACGAACGGCATTTGAAGGAACCCCCTGCGCGCCGAGGAGAATACAGGGATGACGCCGCGTGAAACCGCTGTTGACCAGCGTATTGGCGGTGCCCTCCGATTCAACAATCAGGCAAAAATCGATCTTCTTTCTTGCCTTCAATTTCAGATCCTGCGGCCGGTTTTTGGGCTGAAACGGCGCTGTTCCCAGTTTGGAAAGATCGATGGTCGCCTTGGATCCGTCGGGCATCGTCTCAACAACCACCAATTGCTGGCTGTAGGTCTGGCCGCCGCGGTCGTTGGCAAAACAGTTCACATCCTCGCGGTAGCACTCGAGCATCTCGCAGATGAAATCGATGATCTCGTCGCTTTCATTCTGGTCGGTAAAATCGAGCGGTTTGAGCGCCGGGTTGTGTTTCACCTCGCCCTTCGAGATATAGTAGATTTCACGCTTGGTGTTGGTCGCCCCAACCTCCAGGTTGCGGAGCAAGAGCTCCAAAATAAAAATCGCCCGCGACATTTTTTGGACGGAACTGACGTTTAATTCGGTGATGACCTTTTTGTTGCCGGGGGTAAGATAGCCGACTTTTGGGTTGTATTCCGCGTTGTCGAGCGTGCACTTGGTCGCCTCGAGGGTAGGCCGTTTGGCGCGTTCGAGGTCGCGCAGGAGGCGCTCGCACATTTCGACCGAGATTCCTTTGATATCGATTCTCCCGCTCATCTTCTTCCACCCTTCTTTTTTCCCTTGGACTTGGCCGCTTTTTTAAATTTTTTTGACTCTTCTTTTTCTTCCATTCCTTCCAAAGACAACTGCTTGCCCGCCGTAGCTTTAGCAAAGGCGGGTTTCGCCGCAAGCTCCGATTCGGAAGACGGCAAAATGCCGGTCACCTCCTGTAATTCCTGCAGGGCCGCCTCGGCATGAACCTCCGCTTCCTTCAATTCCTTTTCCGCCAAATGCGCCTCGCGCCCCAAAAGCTTGGCCAAACCTTCCAGCGCCTTTTGACGACGCTCTTTTTTGGCTTTGACGATCCGACAACAACCGTCGACCAAAATCGGGCCGAATTGCTCGATGTGCCGGCGCTTTTGTTCAAGGTCCGCCTCTTTCTCTTCGCGACGGATATGTTTCGAAAGTTTCTGTCCCGCCTGAATCAACGCACGGCGCAATTCTTCCACCAGCTCGTCGCTGGCGTCCACCGTTTCCTTGGACGCATTCTTGAATTTGATGAACGGCGAAACCGTGCTGACCGCAATAATATAGGGCCCGAGCGGCAGACTATCCTTCGGCTGATTGAGGCCGTAGGTCCGCCAGTTGACCGATTCCGCCGCCTTTGTCATGGCGCAGGCCGATTTGTCGAACTGAAGCGGCACCCGGTTGGCAAAACGCAGGAGAGTGGCCGTTTGTTCCTCGGCCCCCGCCCCCCGGTCGGCCATGCGAGCGATCGCCACCTCCACCAGCACCGGTTTGAAATCGCAGATGGCCGGTTTGCGGGAAATGACGGAGAAAAAATCGACATTCCCGATCCTCTGGATGCTCTTGGCCAGCCCCGATTCGCCGATGGAAAGAACACTTTTCGTCGACGGGGCCATCAATTTGGCTTTTTGAAGGCCTGAAAAAACCTTTTTAAAATCTTCCTCCGTTGCCGCATCGACGCTTTTTTCAAGAAGCCCTTTCGATACCGCCTTTTCACGCACCAGTTCCGTCAACGTTCCATCCGAAACACGCGAAAAGCCTTTTTTGATCCAGGCGCCGACTTTTACCCGGCCAAAAAGATGGGAGTGGGCGATAAATTCCCCCAATTTCATCGTGTGCGGGTGCGGTTCGGTCGCAACGGGAATTTCCGGAACCTCTTCCGAAACCCGCGGAACTTCCACCCAACCCTGATCGAGAATCTTGTACTTGAGCGCCAGGTGCGGATTGACCAGCGTTGTGCCATTCAGATAAGCGAGCAGGCCCCCTTCACCGGCCAGTTGAATCCGGGCATCGACGATAAATTCGCACGAAAGGCCATGCGGCCGGTCCCAGTCAACCGACTCTTTCTCCTTCATGACTCCTTTGTTGTGCTTGATGTCGACTTCGACGATGCACTTGACCGCCTGACGCATCTTTTCGGTCTTGGTGATGACGGTGACCCCGCGCGCGTTGGTGAGCTGGGCCCAGGTGGTGACCGCCGAAATGCCGATCCCCTGCTGGCCGCGGGTACAGCGTCCCCGGCCAAACTTGGAACTGGCGAGATATTCGCCAAAGACTTTGACGATGTCATCTAACGGAAGTCCCGGGCCGTTGTCTTCCACCCGAATTTTTATCCGGTCGGCCCCCTTCGCATGCGCCTCCCCCAGACGCTCAACGACGACCGATACTTCCGGAAGAACCCCCGCCTCTTCGCAGGCATCCAGCGCATTATCCACCGCCTCTTTGATGGTGGTGAGAATCGCCTTGGTGTAGGACGAAAAACCGACCTGCTGGAGGTTTTTGGAAAAATATTCGGCGCTGGAGGCGGAGGTGATGGCGGCGGTGGCTGATTTGGCCATGGTTGGAAGCTTCTGACATATTCACCGGCAAAAATGCAAGCCTTCATCGAACAGCTACCAGCGGTAGTGCCGGATATGCTCGCCGCGCCCGGCGATCTCGCTCATCGCCTTCACGCCGACCTCCAGATGAATGTCGGTAAAGCGGCGAAAAACCTTTGAGGCCGATTTTTTCGTCTTGATCCCTTTCTGTTTTAACGGGAGATCCGAGACAAGAAGCAGGGCCCCAATGGCCACCCGGCTGGCAAAACCCGAAACAAACAGGGCCGCGCATTCCATGTCGATGCCGATCGCGCGTTCCGAGTAAAGTTGATACTTGAACCTCTTGTCGAATTCCCAAAAACGGTAGTCCGTGGTGTGAACCACCCCTGTCCGGTAGTCGAGCCCATTTTCCACCAGAATCTGGCTGATAAATTTCTGGACTTTAAAGGTCGGCAGGGCGGGCACCTGGGGGGGCATGAAGTGACGCGACGCCCCCTCGTCCCGGATCGCCGCGATCGGGAGGATAAAATCCCCCACCTTCAGCGACCGGTGGAGCCCGCCGCACAGGCCCAAAAACAAGACCGCCTTGGGCGCAACACCGGCCAAAAGCTCCATGATCAGCGCCGCCGTGGGAGACCCGATGGAAAAGTCGACAAGAGAAACATCCAGCCCGGCGCTGTGGCAGACCTGCATGACCGACCCCGAAAAGAATTTTGTTTTACCCCTTATTTTAAAGCGCTGAAGATAATAGTCGAAGTTGGTGAGGATGATCTGTTTCCGAAAGGCCTTAAGCGGACTGCCGGTGTAGCGTTCGAGCATGTCGCGGGCAATGGCCTTTTTGGCCCTGCTTGTCTGTTCTTGATGGTCGTGGCGCGCCTTCGGCATTGAGGACTATTTTATCCGAGTTTTTTGAATTCTTCAATCAGGGCGTCATCCAAAAGCCCGTTTTTTTCAAGCAGGGCAAAAACCTTGCGGAGGAATTTTTCCATCCCGATCGTCCGGTCGCGCATGCGGAGGATGACCTCCACCCCTTCGATGTTCACCTCGAGATCGTCGATCAGGTTGCGGATGACGCGAAAGCGCTCGAGGTCCTCTTCCACAAAAAATTCGGCCTTGCCGTCTTTGGATGGGACGACCAGCTCAATTCCGATCCACTCCTTCAAACGCTCGACCGGAAGGTCAAGCTCCCTCGCGATATCCGAAAGGGTGAATCTTTTTTGCTCCATGGAAGTTCCTTTCATGAAATGTCAAATGTCAAATTCCAAAGGA harbors:
- a CDS encoding DNA topoisomerase VI subunit B, with protein sequence MAKSATAAITSASSAEYFSKNLQQVGFSSYTKAILTTIKEAVDNALDACEEAGVLPEVSVVVERLGEAHAKGADRIKIRVEDNGPGLPLDDIVKVFGEYLASSKFGRGRCTRGQQGIGISAVTTWAQLTNARGVTVITKTEKMRQAVKCIVEVDIKHNKGVMKEKESVDWDRPHGLSCEFIVDARIQLAGEGGLLAYLNGTTLVNPHLALKYKILDQGWVEVPRVSEEVPEIPVATEPHPHTMKLGEFIAHSHLFGRVKVGAWIKKGFSRVSDGTLTELVREKAVSKGLLEKSVDAATEEDFKKVFSGLQKAKLMAPSTKSVLSIGESGLAKSIQRIGNVDFFSVISRKPAICDFKPVLVEVAIARMADRGAGAEEQTATLLRFANRVPLQFDKSACAMTKAAESVNWRTYGLNQPKDSLPLGPYIIAVSTVSPFIKFKNASKETVDASDELVEELRRALIQAGQKLSKHIRREEKEADLEQKRRHIEQFGPILVDGCCRIVKAKKERRQKALEGLAKLLGREAHLAEKELKEAEVHAEAALQELQEVTGILPSSESELAAKPAFAKATAGKQLSLEGMEEKEESKKFKKAAKSKGKKKGGRR
- a CDS encoding AMP nucleosidase; translation: MPKARHDHQEQTSRAKKAIARDMLERYTGSPLKAFRKQIILTNFDYYLQRFKIRGKTKFFSGSVMQVCHSAGLDVSLVDFSIGSPTAALIMELLAGVAPKAVLFLGLCGGLHRSLKVGDFILPIAAIRDEGASRHFMPPQVPALPTFKVQKFISQILVENGLDYRTGVVHTTDYRFWEFDKRFKYQLYSERAIGIDMECAALFVSGFASRVAIGALLLVSDLPLKQKGIKTKKSASKVFRRFTDIHLEVGVKAMSEIAGRGEHIRHYRW
- a CDS encoding MerR family transcriptional regulator, with amino-acid sequence MKGTSMEQKRFTLSDIARELDLPVERLKEWIGIELVVPSKDGKAEFFVEEDLERFRVIRNLIDDLEVNIEGVEVILRMRDRTIGMEKFLRKVFALLEKNGLLDDALIEEFKKLG